The genomic region TATCACGATATAATAATACGCTCGGAGGCTGCGGCTGGCAACAGCGAGTGATACACTGCTGTGCCGGTCCAATCAATCCGGCGGTCCTGTTTTGGCTTGGATAGTAATCCATGCGGTTTGTGTATTTTATCGCCCAGTCAACCGTTTGctgtttttggtgtttccggATCGAGAGCCCCGACAGTGGATAGTGCAGCAAGCAGGATGGAGGACGAGGCACTGAAGAAGGACGAGCAGCGCAAGGACTCGCTGAAGAATGGTAAGGAAAATGGGGCGTCGGGCGGCGACGGTGGCGATATAGTGCTGAAGCCCAAAATGACGCTGGTCAACGGCATCACGGTGATCGTCGGGTCCATCATCGGGTCCGGCATTTTCGTCTCGCCAACCGGCGTCCTCATCAACACCGGCAGCGTCAACATGTCGCTGATCGTGTGGGTTATATCGGGCCTGTTTTCGATGGTGAGTATGCTTCCGTCACGGATCGTGCGATCGCGGACCAGATGCAAAACAGCTTTTTAATGATTTGCTAAACTTTACCCAACCGGTTTACGATGCCGTACACAAAAATCATCCGATCCGGAGACGGGTAGAGCGGTGCGAATGTGTGTGGTGGGGCAGCCCGCAGGCAGAAACTGCTACACCACAGGACTAATACGATCACAGGCGCACCGTTTATGGCACGGGCATCGTTTGTCTGCGGTCGCATCGGTTGGGCATAGGTTGAACGATAGCGAAATAGGGCAATATACATCGATGACCCTCGGTGGCGTGAGTCGCTCATCTATTCGCTTTCGATGCACTTGCAGGTCGGTGCGTACTGCTACGCCGAGCTGGGTACGATGATTAAAAAATCCGGCGCCGACTACGCGTACATCATGGAGACGTTCGGCCCCTTCCTGGCCTTCATTCGACTCTGGATCGAGTGCATGATCGTGCGCCCTTGCTCGCAGGCGATCGTCGCTCTCACCTTCAGCGTGTACGTGCTGAAACCGTTCTTCCCAGAGTGCCAACCTCCGGAAGACGCCGCCCGACTCCTCGCCGTGTGCTGTATATGTAAGTGTGATCTTGCCTCGGCgcgtagaagaagaaaatagcgCTATTTTAAGGATACGTCCCCGGGGGCGGGAAATTAtagacgcaaaacaaaacaatcccaTCAATTCCGGTTCACTTTACGGCGCCGACAAATGATAAGGGCTCCCATTCCGGTAAGCTTCCGCTAATATGGGAAACAACAAAATCCTACGCTCGCTTTCAAAGCGTTTATGCAAATCGCCGTCCCCGAAGCGGCAACGGTTttcgtttaacatttttttctattttgaacGTGGTAGCTATTTGATCagggttgattttattttccaatataTGTATCTCCTGCCCATCTTGTTTTAATACTGATTTATTTGTCTTGTCCTTCTCCAGTGGTGCTAACGTTCATCAACTGCTGGGACGTGAAATGGGCGACGGCCGTCCAGGACATCTTCACCTACGCCAAGCTGCTGGCGCTGTTCGTCATCATCGGAGCCGGCGCATACTTTCTGTTCCTTGGTAAGTTCTCACCCTTATCGACAACCTGTTTCCGTCGTGCGCGAGAACACCTCCACTGCATAAATCATCGACCACTGGTCGCCAGGTGCATCGGATCCAGCTTCCCGGTTCCCGCAGCAAACTGGTCGCACTCCCGATGCGCTCTGGTTGACGACAACAGCAGCATGGTGGTTACGAAGGCAAGCGACTTCGACGTCGCGAACTTTCACAAACTCCACGTGGAAACAATATCGCCGCGTGCGATGGGCCGAGcgagatttatttgtttgctttgcccAACGGTTGATTCGGTTAAGGCTTTTCCGGATGAAGGTGGGGATTAGTGTTGACTTATTGTTGCCCACATGCCTGCGGCAGGGGTCTCCCATGACAACCGATACAATGTTCCGCATGTATGGCTATATCCCACCGGCGATCGTTGCTGTTGCCTAGCATTAGGCCAAGTAAGCTTTGATGTTCTGGGTGCAACTTTTATGAGACTTTATTGCATCAAGAACCCCGGTGGGTCACCGTTCCCCGTCCTTTCCCAGTACTTTTCTCTTCGGGATCCGGTACgtgaattaaatttaacacCCGCTTTATTCGAGGTTGCAATCCCATCGTGACTGAATTCAGCCGGACGGTTAAAAGACGCGTGATGGCGAGCTCTGAATGGAATCTTCGGAGGATACAttcggtttttttcctttccttcttgATGGTGTCTTTCAAAAGAAATTGCCAAAATTGAACTAACAAATCTGAGCGGTCGCGCGTCTCGCGCATTCATTCCTTTGCGTGATTATGCCCCAGCTCCAAGAACCGACAACGCGTTGCAGCATATGcactcttcttcttcatcttctttaGCGGTCATATTCGGAGTGACTGAACTGGCCCACCGTTCACCAATGCCTTCATCCTGCGTGCCGCATCGTTTATCTAGCCCACGTTCAATTAAGCTGATCTTGCTACCGTCGGGTTTCCGGCAGAAACGTGGCCATCGTTCTTTTCATcggttggatttttttttcttttgatgtcATCTTTCGTTCAGTGCTATCGTGAACGCTAAATTTGATAATGACGACGATATATAGATCACTGTCTTCGTCTCGTGTGCCGCGTGATTTCATTTACTTCCAGTTTTTCAATGTTGGTTTCTTTAGTTAAACAATTtgtatgcatttttttattattaggATCCGAAGCAAACGTATCACCACTTCTGGCTATTTGCTACACGGATAGTATATCGGATAAAATCTTTCTTGTATGTACAAGACGTACGTGTACAACCAAAACCTCctctatttatttaaattcctctCTCAGTATGTTTGTGCGATTATGAATGAAAACATTATACTTTAAACCGTCCATtcctgtgttgtttttttcttccatccaaAAGTATTGCGTAGATGCGCATCTGCCATATTCCAGCTGGAGCTGCCATTCCGGTATTTTGCGATTAAATTATCCACGTCCTCCTCTCTCGCCCCCAGGCAACACGGAGCACTTCACGTTCAATAATACCAAAACCGAGGTGACATCGCTGGCTTTGTCCTTCTACTCCGGACTGTTTGCGTATAACGGCTGGTAAGTTTATTTGTCGTCGGTTTCTTCCTATTTCTATTGTGATTTGTCGTGGGTTTCTTCCGATTTCCACCCTCGCCTCGGTAATGTTGTTGTGTCCTGGTTTTTCGCAACGAGCTGCAAGGACAAGGACTGGGGCTTCCGACGCAACGTTACGCGGGCAGCAGAAGcgatataaaaatattgaagaaAAAGCGCGCTAGGAAGAAACAGAAAGCAACCAGCAATGACACTAATCCTCTTTTCCACTATCCCTTCGTCATGCCGACGCACGCAGGAACTATTTGAACTTCATCATCGAGGAGCTGAAGGATCCGGTGAAGAATTTGCCCCGCGCCATCGCCATCTCCTGCACGCTGGTGACGGTCGTGTACGTGTTTACCAACGTGTCCTTCTACACCGTCCTGTCGCCGGAGGAGGTGCTCGGCTCGGAGGCGGTCGCCGTCACGTTTGCCGACCGAGTGTTCGGCATGTTTGCCTGGACGATACCGGGTACGTTTCGCCGCGTCATTTCCCGGATCGAATTTCCCTTCCGCGTGACGCACAGCACACCATAACCTTTCATCGATGCTTTTGTTTGATCCTTGTTTCCTCCACTCCACCCCGCACGCACACTGCAGTGTTTGTCGCCCTCTCGACGTTCGGAGCCGTGAACGGTATTTTGCTGACCTCGTCCCGCCTGTTCTACGCCGGCGCGTGCGAAGGCCAGATGCCGGAGATCCTGACGATGATCCAGATCCAGCGCCTCACGCCAACACCGGCCGTGCTGATTATGGCGCTGCTGTCCATGCTCTATCTGACCGTGTCGGATATATTCGCCCTAATTAATTACGTCGGATTTGCCACATGGGTAAGTGCTGACACTGTCATCCAAGGCCGCACCAGTCAATTCTAACAACCCGGCTTTGTGTGACCTTTTGATTTCCCTAGTTGAGCATCGGTGGAGCTGTCCTGTGCCTTCCGTGGCTCCGGTGGAAGCAGCCCAACCTGGAGCGCCCGATCAAAGTGAATCTCATCTTCCCGATCCTGTATCTCATCGCCACCGTGTTCGTTACCGTCGTGCCGATGATTGCCAGCCCGGTCGAGACGGGCTACGGTTGTCTCATGATCCTGTCCAGCATTCCCGTCTACTGCATATTTATCGCGTGGAGAAAcaaaccgaaatggttcaaccGTTCGATGGGTAAGAAACGCCGACCTCGAGTGTCGCCCTTGGCAGTCCGCGCAGCGTGACATTTagaatcaactgtttttcCAATCCAAACGTCCCCTCCCTCGCCCTACGGTCCTTCCACAAACTCCACATCCTCATGCCCAGAACGAGCTTTTTGTAGAAGCTTCTTTCTCTCCCCAGAGGGCATCGAATCCCTTCCCGTTAATTTAAACTTGATTGGCATTAGAACGTACTTCGTCTTTAGTGAAATTGATTACTGTCTTCGTTTGCATCGCCCCACCTCTACCAACCACTCTATCTCTCTATCAaatcttctctttctcttttttcttttcttttctggaACAAATCTTCACAGGTGGATTTACGCAGAGTTTGCAAAAGTTAATGATGGTGGTGCGgccaaaacagaaataaaatgcGAAAAGGTTTTTATCTTTGTTTTTAAGTTAACTCCTACGTTTAAGTGCGGTATTGTTTGTCCATTTCGTTATAACTTTTGCCCCGCCCTGGGGGATACTAACCTAGCCTAAGATACTGGTGAATctttcggaatggtttttgcatttttctacTTTCATTATCGATACGTTTGCATGGTTCGAGAAAAATGAACGTATCTCGTAAAGCGTTACCAATCAATGCAGGTTGGCATTTGTGAACACTTAAACGatcatttttctcatttctttATATTATATAATATATTTACAATACTATTCAATCAAactaaaaattcaaaagaaaatatgcACCAGAACAAATTTTCTTCGACCAGTAGCACGCACCATGATCAAAACTTACGATGTTTCAAGCACCATTTTATCTCTATCAACTaactataaaaaaatgcattaaaTTTTCGTCCAATactaattgatttatttttactcccgttttttcgtttcatcctACGTGCGCAGTGGCATTGACTCGGTTCCTGCAAAAAATGCTCATGGTCGTAGGAAAGACCAAACCAGCTCAGGTTTAAACATGTATGCACATCCTCACGGTCTTGCAAAGAGTTTGTCTTCATAAATCCCTTCACCCGTCCTCTTCCATCAAACCCACGTGCCGAAACCAAACCATTCCACGCAAACATTCCAAGTTAGAGTAGTCAGAAAGGGTGAAGGGTTATGtaagggtttgtttttaatgttttgttttttaatctaTTAGCTTTTATTGTGTTTACTTTATCACGTGTGTTTGCAAAAGGCTGTTGTAAAatgtaattgttttaaaattgctgtatttgtttttaaatttgattgatttcaaATGTCTGTCACATGATCGAGGAATTGATTGATTAAGAAACTTGGCATTGGTGGTTTAGACAAAATGTTAACTGTTTGTTCTTGGAAGCTTAGGAAACTTGTTTCCTGTTGTCGCAAAGTGGGTGTTTTACC from Anopheles coustani chromosome 3, idAnoCousDA_361_x.2, whole genome shotgun sequence harbors:
- the LOC131260664 gene encoding Y+L amino acid transporter 2 isoform X2 — translated: MEDEALKKDEQRKDSLKNGKENGASGGDGGDIVLKPKMTLVNGITVIVGSIIGSGIFVSPTGVLINTGSVNMSLIVWVISGLFSMVGAYCYAELGTMIKKSGADYAYIMETFGPFLAFIRLWIECMIVRPCSQAIVALTFSVYVLKPFFPECQPPEDAARLLAVCCILVLTFINCWDVKWATAVQDIFTYAKLLALFVIIGAGAYFLFLGNTEHFTFNNTKTEVTSLALSFYSGLFAYNGWNYLNFIIEELKDPVKNLPRAIAISCTLVTVVYVFTNVSFYTVLSPEEVLGSEAVAVTFADRVFGMFAWTIPVFVALSTFGAVNGILLTSSRLFYAGACEGQMPEILTMIQIQRLTPTPAVLIMALLSMLYLTVSDIFALINYVGFATWLSIGGAVLCLPWLRWKQPNLERPIKVNLIFPILYLIATVFVTVVPMIASPVETGYGCLMILSSIPVYCIFIAWRNKPKWFNRSMVALTRFLQKMLMVVGKTKPAQV
- the LOC131260664 gene encoding large neutral amino acids transporter small subunit 1 isoform X3, whose amino-acid sequence is MEDEALKKDEQRKDSLKNGKENGASGGDGGDIVLKPKMTLVNGITVIVGSIIGSGIFVSPTGVLINTGSVNMSLIVWVISGLFSMVGAYCYAELGTMIKKSGADYAYIMETFGPFLAFIRLWIECMIVRPCSQAIVALTFSVYVLKPFFPECQPPEDAARLLAVCCICNTEHFTFNNTKTEVTSLALSFYSGLFAYNGWNYLNFIIEELKDPVKNLPRAIAISCTLVTVVYVFTNVSFYTVLSPEEVLGSEAVAVTFADRVFGMFAWTIPVFVALSTFGAVNGILLTSSRLFYAGACEGQMPEILTMIQIQRLTPTPAVLIMALLSMLYLTVSDIFALINYVGFATWLSIGGAVLCLPWLRWKQPNLERPIKVNLIFPILYLIATVFVTVVPMIASPVETGYGCLMILSSIPVYCIFIAWRNKPKWFNRSMGGFTQSLQKLMMVVRPKQK
- the LOC131260664 gene encoding large neutral amino acids transporter small subunit 1 isoform X1 encodes the protein MEDEALKKDEQRKDSLKNGKENGASGGDGGDIVLKPKMTLVNGITVIVGSIIGSGIFVSPTGVLINTGSVNMSLIVWVISGLFSMVGAYCYAELGTMIKKSGADYAYIMETFGPFLAFIRLWIECMIVRPCSQAIVALTFSVYVLKPFFPECQPPEDAARLLAVCCILVLTFINCWDVKWATAVQDIFTYAKLLALFVIIGAGAYFLFLGNTEHFTFNNTKTEVTSLALSFYSGLFAYNGWNYLNFIIEELKDPVKNLPRAIAISCTLVTVVYVFTNVSFYTVLSPEEVLGSEAVAVTFADRVFGMFAWTIPVFVALSTFGAVNGILLTSSRLFYAGACEGQMPEILTMIQIQRLTPTPAVLIMALLSMLYLTVSDIFALINYVGFATWLSIGGAVLCLPWLRWKQPNLERPIKVNLIFPILYLIATVFVTVVPMIASPVETGYGCLMILSSIPVYCIFIAWRNKPKWFNRSMGGFTQSLQKLMMVVRPKQK